In Sphingopyxis sp. 113P3, one DNA window encodes the following:
- the apaG gene encoding Co2+/Mg2+ efflux protein ApaG, whose amino-acid sequence MIDSFFPFSATTGSITVRVAVSYLPEQSHPTLGRWFWAYHVRIENQGETAVQLISRHWRISDGLGKISEVEGEGVVGEQPVIAPGGAFDYVSGCPLPTPEGSMVGSYMMERGDGSQMLVAIPHFPLVAPATAS is encoded by the coding sequence ATGATCGACTCCTTCTTCCCCTTTTCCGCGACCACCGGCTCTATCACGGTGCGGGTGGCGGTCAGCTATCTTCCCGAGCAATCGCACCCGACGCTCGGGCGCTGGTTCTGGGCCTATCACGTCCGGATTGAAAATCAGGGGGAGACAGCGGTGCAACTGATCAGCCGCCACTGGCGAATCAGCGACGGCCTCGGCAAGATCAGCGAAGTGGAAGGCGAGGGCGTCGTGGGCGAGCAGCCGGTGATCGCGCCAGGCGGCGCCTTCGATTACGTCTCGGGCTGCCCGCTGCCGACTCCTGAAGGATCGATGGTCGGAAGCTATATGATGGAGAGAGGCGACGGATCGCAGATGCTCGTTGCCATTCCGCATTTTCCCCTCGTTGCGCCGGCGACCGCCTCATGA
- a CDS encoding F0F1 ATP synthase subunit C — MDAEAAKLIGAGLAAIGAGMAAIGVGNVFGSFLESALRNPAAADGQQGRLFIGFAAAELLGLLAFVVAMILLFVV, encoded by the coding sequence ATGGACGCAGAAGCAGCAAAGCTGATCGGTGCAGGTCTCGCGGCGATCGGTGCCGGCATGGCCGCCATCGGCGTGGGTAACGTCTTCGGCAGCTTCCTCGAAAGCGCGCTGCGCAATCCGGCTGCTGCCGACGGCCAGCAGGGCCGTCTGTTCATCGGCTTCGCCGCCGCCGAGCTTCTCGGCCTTCTGGCGTTCGTCGTCGCGATGATCCTGCTCTTCGTCGTCTGA
- a CDS encoding trans-sulfuration enzyme family protein — translation MKKKTGFDRSTTQKWHPATRAVRGGTWRSEHGETSEALFLTSGYSYDSAEEVAARFAGEEQGMTYSRLQNPTVAMLEERIALMEGAEACRVQASGMAAMTTALLCQLSAGDHIVAAKAAFGSCRWLVDTLCPRFGIESTVVDGRDNDAWEKAIRPNTKVFFFETPANPTLDIVDMAHVCSLARARGITSVVDNAFATAVLQRPLDFGADVVAYSATKLMEGQGRVLAGAVCGTEAFINDVLLPFQRNTGPNLSPFNAWVVMKGLETLDLRARRQSENALAVGKAIEGRVARILHPGLASHPQHNLAMRQMEACGPIFAFELPGGATQAMRFLNTLELVDISNNIGDARSLCCHPWTTTHYGVSPEVRLDMGVSEGLLRINIGLEDPRDVIADLDQALTKVGL, via the coding sequence ATGAAAAAGAAAACGGGTTTCGATCGCAGCACCACGCAAAAATGGCACCCCGCGACGCGCGCGGTGCGCGGCGGAACCTGGCGCAGCGAGCATGGCGAGACGTCGGAGGCACTCTTCCTGACCTCAGGCTATAGCTATGACAGCGCCGAGGAAGTCGCGGCCCGCTTTGCGGGCGAGGAACAGGGGATGACCTACTCCCGCCTGCAGAACCCGACCGTTGCGATGCTCGAGGAACGGATCGCGCTGATGGAAGGCGCCGAGGCGTGCCGGGTCCAGGCAAGCGGCATGGCGGCGATGACGACAGCGCTGCTCTGCCAGCTTTCGGCAGGGGATCACATCGTTGCAGCGAAGGCGGCCTTCGGCTCGTGCCGCTGGCTCGTCGACACGCTCTGCCCGCGCTTCGGGATCGAATCGACCGTCGTCGACGGGCGCGACAATGATGCGTGGGAAAAGGCCATCCGCCCAAATACCAAGGTCTTCTTTTTCGAGACGCCGGCGAACCCGACACTCGACATCGTCGACATGGCGCACGTCTGCAGCCTGGCTCGCGCGCGCGGGATCACCAGTGTCGTCGACAATGCCTTTGCAACCGCGGTTCTTCAGCGCCCGCTCGACTTCGGCGCCGACGTCGTCGCCTACTCGGCTACCAAGCTGATGGAGGGGCAGGGGCGCGTCCTCGCGGGTGCGGTGTGTGGAACCGAGGCGTTCATCAACGATGTGCTGCTTCCTTTCCAGCGCAATACGGGTCCCAATTTGTCGCCGTTCAATGCCTGGGTGGTCATGAAGGGCCTCGAAACGCTCGACCTCAGGGCGCGGCGGCAGTCGGAAAATGCGCTTGCGGTCGGAAAGGCGATCGAGGGACGCGTCGCCCGCATCCTTCATCCAGGGCTTGCCAGCCATCCACAGCACAATCTCGCGATGCGTCAGATGGAGGCCTGCGGACCGATTTTCGCTTTCGAACTTCCGGGTGGCGCGACGCAGGCGATGCGCTTCCTCAACACCCTCGAGCTCGTCGACATCAGCAACAATATTGGCGACGCGCGCAGCCTCTGCTGCCATCCATGGACGACAACGCACTACGGCGTGAGCCCCGAGGTTCGGCTGGATATGGGAGTGAGCGAAGGGCTTCTTCGTATCAACATCGGTCTTGAAGATCCGCGCGACGTCATTGCAGATCTGGACCAGGCATTGACCAAGGTCGGGCTATAG
- a CDS encoding LysR family transcriptional regulator yields MKRTHLPLNALRVFDAAARHLSFTRAADELAVTPAAVGQQIRALEDMLGVVLFRRTPKGLELTGEANAGLEALRQGFLQFEESVRAMQAGQSSQSLTIAAPRDLTAKWLAPRLARYSQEAPDVRFTLVSADGGIDFTEANLDLAIFWTDSAGEHEGVALADALMVTVAGPGSDSNTRIAWPGCPVEDDEPALRLGDAGLAIDAAANGLGQANVPAMLAEADIAAGRVRVVREPFAVKHGYWLVAPTPQWRQAKVKALVAALTSA; encoded by the coding sequence ATGAAGCGCACCCATCTCCCTCTCAATGCGCTGCGCGTATTCGATGCTGCTGCCCGGCACCTGAGCTTCACGCGCGCCGCCGATGAGCTTGCCGTCACCCCCGCCGCGGTGGGGCAGCAAATTCGCGCGCTCGAGGACATGCTCGGCGTCGTTCTATTCCGCCGTACGCCAAAGGGGCTGGAGCTGACCGGCGAGGCCAATGCGGGGCTTGAGGCGCTACGCCAGGGCTTCCTCCAGTTCGAGGAATCGGTGCGCGCGATGCAGGCGGGACAGTCGTCCCAATCGCTGACGATCGCTGCTCCGCGCGACCTCACTGCCAAATGGCTGGCACCGCGGCTCGCGCGATACAGCCAGGAGGCGCCCGATGTGCGCTTCACGCTCGTCTCGGCGGATGGAGGAATCGACTTCACCGAGGCCAATCTTGATCTTGCAATCTTCTGGACAGACAGCGCGGGCGAGCATGAAGGCGTCGCGCTCGCGGATGCGCTGATGGTCACCGTCGCGGGTCCCGGCAGCGATAGCAATACGCGCATTGCATGGCCGGGATGCCCCGTTGAGGATGACGAACCCGCCCTGCGTCTCGGCGATGCCGGGCTGGCGATCGACGCCGCCGCAAATGGGCTCGGGCAGGCCAATGTTCCTGCGATGCTGGCTGAGGCGGATATCGCCGCGGGCCGGGTGCGCGTCGTGCGCGAGCCATTTGCAGTCAAGCATGGATATTGGCTGGTTGCCCCGACGCCGCAGTGGCGACAGGCGAAGGTCAAGGCGCTCGTCGCCGCGCTGACCTCTGCCTGA
- a CDS encoding RNA polymerase sigma factor, which yields MGHQIPDHGVNEAEQDRIFAEAIARFDPALSRMARGYEADPDLRRDLEQDVQVALWQSLSGFDGRCALSTWVWRVAHNRAISHVLACRRRSAPGWSRLDAAEIVDGAPTPFEAAESEQAMALIVSIIQQLDPPDRQILLLYLEAVPGAEIAEITGVTPEIVTTRIHRFKSMLTRRFAREGEPT from the coding sequence ATGGGACATCAAATTCCGGACCATGGCGTGAACGAAGCGGAACAGGATCGGATCTTCGCCGAGGCCATCGCCCGCTTTGACCCCGCCTTATCGCGCATGGCACGCGGTTATGAGGCCGATCCTGACCTTCGGCGTGATCTGGAGCAGGATGTGCAGGTCGCGCTTTGGCAAAGCCTTTCGGGTTTCGACGGCCGCTGCGCGCTGAGCACCTGGGTGTGGCGCGTCGCGCACAATCGGGCAATATCGCATGTGCTGGCATGCCGGCGCCGCAGTGCGCCTGGCTGGTCGAGGCTCGACGCAGCCGAAATTGTCGACGGGGCGCCCACGCCCTTTGAGGCGGCCGAAAGCGAACAGGCGATGGCGCTGATCGTATCGATCATCCAGCAGCTGGACCCGCCCGACCGGCAGATATTGCTGTTATATCTTGAAGCCGTGCCAGGTGCCGAGATTGCCGAGATCACGGGCGTCACCCCCGAGATTGTGACGACAAGGATCCACCGCTTCAAATCGATGCTGACGCGCCGTTTCGCGCGCGAGGGAGAGCCGACATGA
- a CDS encoding serine hydrolase yields the protein MPRLLIMTLLAAAAVQIPKDARAEPAPQTATATKAAFDLRAGELVELLNGKVAYADYFAPQFQRAVSESQFRSIAHNLLAQYGAAVAVDAVDTADGRTGTVRLRFEKGTGTIALSVLPDGDRRVDGLFLRGFTVANDSFDSVAAELSALPGRTGFLVAEVDGTTIRPIASANADARFAIGSTFKLYILDELASQVRAGKRKWSDVVPLAHLSFSSAATANWPKDTPVTLQTLANWMVSVSDNGATDTLIHLLGRGPIEARMRATGHSDPSRNIPLLTTVEAFALKGNNFADLREEFLGGSDEAQRRLLDTNANRLVLANVDGVSFGGTPRFIESLEWFATPTDLARVLADIKAQNSPEVMAAMTINKGVAPAAAAEWDYLGYKGGSELGVLSMSLLGQRKADGKWFVVTASWNNPDADVAAETLSGMTTRLLALAAK from the coding sequence ATGCCACGCTTGCTGATCATGACGCTTCTCGCCGCTGCGGCGGTGCAGATTCCGAAGGACGCGCGGGCTGAGCCGGCGCCGCAGACCGCGACAGCGACCAAGGCCGCCTTCGATCTGCGCGCAGGCGAACTCGTCGAATTACTGAACGGAAAGGTCGCTTATGCCGATTATTTCGCGCCGCAGTTCCAGCGGGCCGTTTCCGAAAGCCAGTTCCGGAGCATCGCTCATAACCTTCTCGCTCAATATGGCGCGGCGGTCGCGGTGGATGCTGTCGACACCGCCGATGGCCGCACCGGCACGGTCAGGCTGCGCTTTGAAAAGGGGACAGGAACGATTGCGCTCAGCGTGCTTCCCGATGGCGATCGCCGCGTCGACGGCCTTTTTCTTCGGGGTTTCACCGTCGCGAACGACAGTTTTGACAGTGTCGCTGCCGAACTCTCTGCCTTGCCAGGGCGCACGGGTTTCCTCGTCGCCGAAGTGGATGGCACAACGATTCGGCCGATCGCATCGGCGAACGCTGATGCCCGCTTTGCCATCGGTTCGACCTTCAAACTCTATATTCTCGACGAACTCGCATCGCAGGTCCGGGCGGGAAAACGCAAATGGTCGGATGTCGTTCCGCTCGCGCACTTGAGCTTCTCCTCCGCGGCGACGGCGAACTGGCCGAAGGACACGCCAGTGACGCTGCAGACCCTCGCCAACTGGATGGTTTCAGTGAGCGACAACGGGGCCACCGACACGTTGATCCATCTTCTGGGGCGTGGTCCGATCGAGGCGCGGATGCGCGCTACAGGGCATAGCGATCCCTCGCGCAACATTCCTTTGCTGACGACGGTCGAAGCCTTCGCGCTCAAGGGCAATAATTTTGCCGACCTGCGTGAAGAGTTTCTTGGTGGGAGTGACGAGGCGCAGCGCCGGTTGCTCGACACAAACGCGAACCGGCTCGTGCTCGCCAATGTCGATGGCGTCAGCTTCGGCGGCACGCCGCGCTTCATCGAAAGCCTCGAATGGTTCGCGACACCGACCGATCTTGCCAGGGTGCTTGCCGACATCAAGGCGCAGAATTCGCCGGAGGTGATGGCGGCGATGACGATCAACAAAGGCGTCGCGCCCGCTGCCGCGGCAGAATGGGACTATCTCGGCTACAAGGGCGGCTCGGAGCTCGGCGTCTTGTCGATGAGCCTCCTGGGGCAGCGCAAGGCCGACGGTAAATGGTTTGTCGTCACCGCTAGCTGGAACAACCCCGATGCCGATGTGGCAGCGGAGACGCTGAGCGGGATGACGACGCGTCTGCTGGCGCTGGCCGCGAAATAA
- the uvrC gene encoding excinuclease ABC subunit UvrC yields the protein MARPNAPDRFNEEKATYVIRGSGEEGDKPDLERGSGVIREVVRKLPVRPGVYRMLDARGDVLYVGKARALKNRVSNYTQVARLPQRLQRMVAQTRAMEIVTTNSEAEALLLEAQLIKRYRPPYNVLLRDDKSFPFILLRMDHNFPRVQKHRGARRAKGRYYGPFASAGSVNRTLNALQKTFLLRSCTDSFFANRSRPCLLYQIRRCSAPCVGRISKEDYGRLVGDAQDFLEGRSTAVQKRLGDAMTQAAEAMDFELAAVLRDRLKSLTFIQGSQSVHADGLGDADVFALAAKGGQLCIAGFFIRGGQNWGHRSFFPAHIAGVPEEEVLASFLMQFYEGVPPPKLILVDREPAECILLAEALGETAGRKVEIGVPQRGNRRRLLEQAVRNAGEELDRRLAESSSQARLGRELADLFDLEGPPQRIEIYDNSHIQGTNALGAMVVAGPEGWIKGAYRKFNIKRAETQPGDDFAMMREVFHRRFARAIEEDPERTKGEWPDLVLIDGGRGQVSAVSEVFAELGVEDLPYVGVAKGPDRNAGRETFYLPDGREFTLPPNNAVLFYIQRLRDEAHRFAIGAHRQKRAKAMGSSPLDEVPGIGPARKKALLMHFGTARAIRSASLEDLKRAPGVSAGVAQAVYDFYNPRG from the coding sequence ATGGCTCGCCCCAACGCACCCGACCGATTCAACGAAGAAAAGGCCACCTACGTGATCCGCGGCAGCGGGGAGGAGGGAGACAAGCCTGACCTCGAGCGCGGTTCAGGGGTCATTCGCGAAGTGGTGCGAAAGCTGCCGGTGCGTCCGGGTGTCTACCGCATGCTCGATGCGCGCGGAGATGTGCTTTATGTCGGAAAGGCGCGCGCGCTCAAGAATCGCGTGAGCAACTATACCCAGGTCGCGCGGCTGCCACAGCGGCTTCAGCGGATGGTCGCCCAGACGCGCGCAATGGAGATCGTCACCACGAACAGCGAGGCGGAGGCGCTGCTCCTCGAGGCGCAGCTGATCAAGCGCTATCGACCCCCGTACAACGTCCTTTTGCGCGACGACAAAAGTTTTCCCTTCATTCTCCTGCGCATGGACCACAACTTTCCCCGCGTGCAGAAGCACCGCGGCGCCCGGCGGGCAAAAGGACGCTATTACGGGCCATTTGCGAGCGCGGGATCGGTGAACCGCACGCTCAACGCGCTGCAGAAGACCTTTCTTCTGCGAAGCTGTACCGACAGTTTCTTCGCGAACCGTTCCAGGCCGTGTCTCCTCTATCAGATCCGCCGCTGCTCGGCGCCATGTGTCGGCCGCATCTCGAAAGAGGATTATGGCCGCCTGGTTGGCGACGCGCAGGATTTCCTCGAGGGTCGTTCGACAGCCGTGCAGAAGCGTCTCGGCGACGCGATGACGCAGGCGGCCGAGGCGATGGATTTCGAACTGGCGGCGGTCCTGCGCGACCGGCTGAAGTCATTGACCTTCATCCAGGGCAGTCAGTCGGTCCACGCTGACGGGCTTGGTGACGCCGACGTCTTCGCGCTCGCGGCAAAGGGCGGGCAGCTCTGCATCGCGGGTTTCTTTATCCGGGGCGGGCAGAATTGGGGCCATCGCAGCTTCTTTCCTGCACATATCGCCGGGGTGCCCGAGGAAGAGGTGCTCGCGAGCTTTCTCATGCAATTTTACGAGGGCGTGCCGCCGCCGAAACTGATCCTCGTTGACCGCGAGCCGGCCGAATGCATTTTGCTCGCCGAGGCGCTGGGCGAGACCGCGGGGCGCAAGGTCGAGATCGGCGTGCCTCAGCGCGGAAACCGCCGTCGCTTGCTCGAGCAGGCAGTGCGCAACGCCGGCGAGGAACTCGACCGGCGGCTCGCCGAGAGCAGCAGCCAGGCCCGGCTGGGGCGTGAACTTGCCGACCTGTTCGATCTCGAGGGACCGCCGCAGCGCATCGAGATTTATGACAACAGCCACATCCAGGGCACCAATGCCCTGGGGGCGATGGTCGTCGCGGGCCCTGAAGGCTGGATCAAGGGCGCCTATCGCAAATTCAATATAAAGCGCGCCGAAACGCAGCCCGGTGACGATTTTGCGATGATGCGCGAGGTGTTCCATCGGCGTTTCGCGCGCGCGATCGAGGAGGACCCGGAGCGCACGAAGGGTGAGTGGCCCGACCTCGTGCTGATCGATGGCGGCAGGGGGCAGGTGTCGGCAGTGTCGGAAGTGTTTGCCGAACTGGGGGTCGAGGACCTGCCTTACGTCGGCGTTGCCAAGGGGCCCGACCGCAACGCCGGGCGCGAAACATTCTACCTGCCCGACGGGCGCGAGTTCACCTTGCCGCCGAACAATGCGGTGCTCTTCTATATCCAGCGCCTGCGCGACGAGGCACACCGGTTCGCGATCGGGGCGCATCGGCAAAAGCGTGCGAAAGCCATGGGAAGCTCGCCGCTCGACGAAGTGCCAGGCATCGGCCCCGCGCGCAAGAAGGCCCTGCTGATGCATTTCGGTACCGCGCGCGCGATCCGCAGCGCAAGCCTTGAAGACCTGAAGCGCGCCCCTGGCGTCAGCGCGGGCGTCGCGCAGGCCGTCTATGATTTCTACAATCCGCGAGGATAG
- a CDS encoding PaaI family thioesterase, with amino-acid sequence MDFAATMPLAKTLGIAIDEGTKDRVSGRLLVRADICTAGNIVHGGAIMAFADCLGAVGAFLSLPEGASGTTTIESKTNFLGAGPVGSWLVGEATPVKVGKRLSVWQTRIRTEAGAEVALVTQTQMVLWPS; translated from the coding sequence ATGGATTTTGCAGCCACCATGCCGCTGGCGAAAACGCTGGGCATTGCCATCGACGAAGGCACAAAGGATCGGGTTTCAGGCCGGCTCCTCGTTCGCGCCGACATCTGTACTGCGGGGAACATCGTCCACGGCGGCGCGATCATGGCCTTTGCTGATTGTCTCGGCGCGGTCGGCGCCTTCCTCAGCCTTCCTGAGGGTGCTAGCGGAACGACGACGATCGAGAGCAAGACGAACTTTCTCGGCGCAGGGCCGGTGGGATCCTGGCTCGTCGGCGAAGCGACGCCGGTGAAAGTCGGTAAACGCCTGTCGGTGTGGCAGACGCGGATTCGCACCGAGGCGGGCGCAGAAGTCGCGCTGGTCACCCAGACGCAGATGGTGCTTTGGCCGTCCTGA
- the recO gene encoding DNA repair protein RecO produces the protein MAVLNAEAIVCAVRAHGEHGAILRALTRDAGLVAGYVRGGRSRRLRPILVPGNLVALELRARTDEHLGSATAELITSRAPLLAEPLPAAAIDWATSLTAATLPESQPYPALYAALSGVLDATAAATSARQWAAALARYEVLLLAELGFGLNLEECVATGVRNDLAFVSPRTGGAVCAGAAAGYEARLFPLPRFLRGLDSDPALGDVLDAMTITGHFLDRDLLEGRNRDLLAARERLIGRLKRAVA, from the coding sequence TTGGCCGTCCTGAATGCCGAGGCTATCGTCTGCGCGGTGCGCGCGCATGGCGAACATGGCGCTATTCTGCGCGCGCTCACGCGTGACGCCGGACTGGTCGCCGGCTATGTCCGCGGTGGGCGGTCGCGCCGGCTGCGTCCAATCCTCGTTCCGGGCAATCTTGTCGCGCTCGAACTTCGTGCACGCACCGACGAGCACCTCGGCAGCGCGACGGCCGAACTCATCACAAGCCGGGCGCCGCTTCTCGCCGAGCCGCTCCCGGCAGCGGCGATCGATTGGGCGACGAGCCTCACGGCAGCGACTTTGCCCGAAAGCCAGCCCTATCCGGCGCTTTATGCCGCCTTGTCTGGGGTTTTGGACGCGACCGCAGCGGCAACGTCGGCGCGCCAGTGGGCGGCGGCGCTTGCGCGCTATGAAGTGCTGCTGCTCGCTGAACTTGGCTTCGGCTTGAACCTCGAGGAATGCGTTGCGACCGGCGTGAGGAATGATCTTGCCTTCGTCAGCCCCAGAACAGGCGGAGCGGTGTGCGCGGGCGCGGCGGCGGGTTACGAGGCCCGGCTGTTCCCGCTGCCCCGCTTCCTGCGCGGCCTCGACAGCGACCCTGCGCTCGGCGACGTTCTCGACGCGATGACGATCACCGGCCATTTTCTCGATCGCGACCTGCTCGAAGGGCGCAATCGCGATTTGCTGGCCGCAAGGGAAAGATTGATCGGCCGCCTCAAGAGGGCGGTTGCGTGA
- a CDS encoding F0F1 ATP synthase subunit B family protein yields MANFIIILSEAAGEAHAAPKAFGMDATVWVSIAMLVFLGILIWKGVPKMIGAMLDKRIAEISKQLNEAEQLRLDAESLKAEYEAKLADAAKEADEMRTRADAEAEALVAKAKADATALIARRKQMAEERIAAAEAGALVEVRTAAAKAATEAAAALIAAKHDAAADKALVDQAIAAVAKS; encoded by the coding sequence ATGGCTAATTTTATCATCATCCTTTCAGAAGCCGCCGGTGAAGCGCATGCCGCGCCGAAGGCGTTCGGCATGGACGCCACCGTCTGGGTTTCGATCGCGATGCTCGTTTTTCTCGGCATCCTGATCTGGAAAGGCGTGCCCAAGATGATCGGCGCAATGCTCGACAAGCGCATCGCCGAAATCTCGAAGCAACTGAACGAAGCCGAGCAGCTGCGTCTCGACGCTGAATCGCTGAAGGCGGAATATGAAGCGAAGCTCGCCGACGCTGCCAAAGAGGCCGACGAGATGCGCACGCGTGCCGATGCCGAAGCCGAAGCGCTGGTTGCCAAGGCGAAGGCTGACGCAACCGCCCTGATCGCGCGCCGCAAGCAGATGGCCGAAGAGCGCATCGCGGCAGCCGAAGCCGGCGCGCTCGTCGAGGTGCGCACCGCGGCCGCCAAGGCAGCGACCGAAGCGGCCGCTGCCCTCATCGCGGCCAAGCATGACGCCGCGGCTGACAAGGCGCTGGTCGATCAGGCGATCGCAGCCGTCGCCAAGAGCTGA
- a CDS encoding F0F1 ATP synthase subunit B family protein — protein sequence MPQIAQLTADNWYLASQLFWLLVVFAGIYVVIGRGMLPKIEATVDARDRKVADDLAAAKAAHAAADALEESYRQQGEASRAAAQKAVADAKGKAARDAEKRLAKVDAELGEKLSLAEAEIAAARKSAMAEIESVAADAASDLVAKLSGAKVAAADAQAAVKAVLHG from the coding sequence ATGCCCCAGATAGCCCAGCTCACCGCTGACAATTGGTACCTTGCCTCGCAGCTTTTCTGGCTGCTGGTCGTCTTCGCCGGCATTTATGTCGTGATCGGCCGCGGCATGCTGCCCAAGATCGAAGCGACGGTGGACGCACGCGACCGCAAGGTGGCGGATGATCTGGCAGCGGCCAAGGCGGCCCACGCGGCTGCGGATGCGCTGGAAGAAAGCTATCGCCAGCAGGGCGAGGCGAGCCGCGCTGCAGCGCAGAAGGCCGTTGCAGATGCCAAGGGCAAGGCCGCGCGCGATGCCGAAAAGCGTCTCGCAAAGGTCGACGCGGAACTTGGCGAAAAGCTTTCGCTCGCCGAGGCGGAAATAGCCGCGGCGCGCAAGTCGGCGATGGCCGAGATTGAATCGGTTGCGGCCGACGCAGCCAGCGACCTTGTCGCCAAGCTGTCGGGCGCAAAGGTTGCCGCGGCGGACGCCCAGGCGGCGGTGAAGGCGGTGCTCCATGGCTAA
- the leuB gene encoding 3-isopropylmalate dehydrogenase encodes MKILLLAGDGIGPEIMAEAEKVLAALALPVTLDRALVGGAAYEVAGHPLPAETLAKAKAADALLFGAVGDPRFDAAERHLRPEQAILGLRAELGLFANLRPAKLFAGLEHSSALRPEVASAIDLLIVRELNGDVYFGEKGTRTTASGDREGYDVMSYSESEVRRIAHVAFKAAQGRQKRLCSVDKANVLETSQLWRDVVIEVAADYPDVALSHMYVDNAAMQLVRNPGQFDVIVTGNLFGDILSDQASMCVGSIGLLASASLGGGRMGLYEPIHGSAPDIAGKGIANPLAMILSLAMLLRHSGGDEASAARIEAAVAAVLAKGCRGADLGGDMTTTALGDAVVAALNG; translated from the coding sequence TTGAAAATCCTGTTGCTGGCTGGTGATGGTATTGGTCCTGAGATCATGGCGGAGGCCGAGAAGGTCCTTGCCGCGCTGGCGCTCCCGGTAACGCTCGATCGCGCGCTCGTCGGGGGCGCGGCCTATGAAGTGGCGGGTCATCCGCTGCCGGCGGAAACGCTCGCGAAAGCAAAGGCGGCGGATGCCCTTCTGTTCGGCGCAGTCGGTGATCCGCGCTTCGACGCTGCCGAGAGGCATCTGCGTCCCGAGCAGGCAATCCTTGGCCTTCGCGCGGAACTCGGCCTGTTCGCGAACCTGCGCCCGGCAAAGCTGTTCGCGGGTCTTGAACACAGCTCTGCACTGCGGCCCGAAGTCGCTTCGGCGATCGACCTCCTGATCGTTCGCGAACTCAACGGCGACGTCTATTTCGGGGAGAAGGGTACCCGCACGACGGCAAGCGGCGATCGCGAGGGCTATGATGTGATGTCCTACAGCGAGAGCGAAGTACGGCGCATCGCGCACGTCGCCTTCAAGGCAGCGCAGGGGCGGCAGAAACGGCTCTGCTCGGTCGACAAGGCGAATGTGCTTGAAACCTCTCAGCTCTGGCGCGATGTCGTGATCGAGGTCGCGGCGGACTATCCCGACGTCGCGCTCAGCCACATGTATGTCGATAATGCCGCGATGCAACTGGTTCGCAATCCGGGGCAATTCGACGTCATCGTCACGGGCAATCTGTTCGGCGACATCCTGTCCGACCAGGCGTCGATGTGCGTCGGCTCGATCGGGCTGCTCGCATCGGCGTCGCTTGGCGGGGGCCGGATGGGGCTGTACGAGCCGATTCATGGCAGCGCGCCCGACATTGCCGGCAAGGGAATTGCCAACCCGCTGGCGATGATTCTCTCGCTCGCCATGCTGCTTCGTCATTCGGGCGGCGACGAGGCGAGCGCGGCTCGGATCGAGGCTGCCGTTGCCGCCGTGTTGGCAAAGGGATGCCGGGGTGCCGACCTTGGCGGTGACATGACCACGACCGCGCTCGGCGATGCGGTCGTCGCGGCCCTGAACGGATAG
- a CDS encoding SDR family oxidoreductase, giving the protein MLALVTGGSDGIGREIALQLQGLGADVIGTGRSAEKLAAMRALGFGTIAGDLSEAAGIDAIVESVAGKPLALLVNNAGLGSDYDPGNAATLASAARCIDTNLYAPIALVTRLLPQLRAQGKAMIVNVTSGLAIAPRANGAIYCATKAALRSYTQAIRHLLKGSGVHVMEALPPLVATNMTSGRGGRMMTARDCAAEIVRGIRADSDEVAVGQTKILRLVHSISPGLARRIMIKY; this is encoded by the coding sequence ATGCTCGCCCTTGTCACTGGAGGCAGTGACGGCATCGGCCGCGAAATCGCGCTGCAACTCCAGGGCCTTGGCGCAGATGTGATCGGAACGGGGCGGTCGGCCGAGAAACTGGCCGCGATGCGGGCGCTGGGGTTTGGAACTATTGCAGGAGATTTGTCGGAAGCAGCGGGTATCGATGCGATCGTCGAGAGTGTTGCAGGAAAGCCGCTCGCGCTTCTCGTGAACAATGCCGGATTGGGGAGCGACTATGATCCGGGTAATGCGGCGACCCTGGCAAGCGCGGCACGGTGCATCGATACGAACCTCTACGCCCCGATTGCTCTCGTCACGCGGCTGCTTCCACAGCTGAGGGCACAGGGCAAGGCCATGATCGTGAATGTGACCTCGGGCCTCGCCATCGCGCCGCGCGCGAACGGTGCCATCTATTGCGCGACCAAGGCAGCGCTGCGCAGCTACACCCAGGCGATCCGTCACCTTCTGAAGGGCAGCGGCGTCCATGTGATGGAAGCCCTCCCCCCGCTCGTCGCGACCAACATGACGTCGGGGCGCGGCGGAAGGATGATGACCGCGCGAGATTGTGCAGCCGAAATCGTTCGCGGGATCCGGGCGGACAGCGACGAGGTCGCGGTGGGTCAGACGAAGATACTGCGCCTCGTCCACAGCATCTCGCCTGGGCTCGCGCGGCGTATCATGATCAAATATTGA